The nucleotide window TGCGCCGAGCTGCGCCGGAAGCACTTCATCCCCCAGGGCGCCCGCTGCCGCCTGCGCCCGGAGGTGGCGACGCCGGTCCGCTTCGAGCGGGGGAACCTCCTCGAAGCCGGACCGCTGCTGCACCAGCCCAAGTACCACATCATCTTCTGCCGCAACCTCCTCATCTACATGACCGCCCTGGCGCGCAAGCGGGCCCTGGAGACCTTGGACCGCTGCCTGGAGCCCGACGGACTGCTCTTCACCGGACACGCGGAGGCCATCTCCTCGCCCAATTACCGGCCGGTCGACCATCCCCTGGCCTTCGCCTACCGCCGCGCGCCGGCGGCCGTGAGGAAATCCGTGCGGCCGGCACCGGCGGGACCTCCGATACCGCCGGCGGCGCCGTTGCTGCCGCGCCGCTTGCGCGCCGCGAAGCCCCCGCCGCCCCGGCCGAGGCCCCTCCGGGTCCCGGCGCCGGCGGCCCGGACCTCGGCGGGCTGCTGGGGCCGCGTCGGCAGCGGCGGCGACCGCTCCTGCGCCGAGCTCAAGAAGGCCCTGCACTGCCGCAACTGCGAGACCTTCACGGCCGCGGCCAGGGCGGTCTTCGACCAGCCGCCGCCTCCGGGATACCGGGATGAGCTGGCCGGCGTCCTGGCCGCGCGGGAGGCGCCCCGCCCGGAACACGAGACCTCGATCCTGGTCTTCCGCGTCAAGGGCAGCTGGCTGGCCCTGCCTTCGCGCGGGTTCAAGGGCGTCTACGGCCCGCAGCCGGTCCACGCCGTCCCCCACCGCAAGGGCGTCCTCAAGGGGCTGGTCAACATCGAGGGCGAGCTGCACCTGCATTTCGACATGGCGGAGCTGCTGGGCCTGAGCGGGGGCGCCGCGGCCGCTCCCGCCGCGGCCCGGGTCTTCCCGCGCCTGCTGGTCTTCCGGCGCGACGGCCAGGACTGGACCTTCGCGGCCGACGAGGTCCTCCGGATCGCCAGCCTCGACAGCGCCGAAGTCCGCCCCGCCGCGGCGCCGGAAGGCCGCGCCTACGCGGCCGGCTCCTTCGCCCTCGACGGCAAAGAGGTCGTCCTGCTCGACGAGGAGCTGCTGGCCGGCAGCTTGCGCAGGGGCCTGAGATGAGCGAAGGCTCCGACGGCTCCTTCATGTTCGACCTCTTTTGCGCGGAGGTGGAGACCCATACCGCCACGCTGACCGAGGGCCTGCTGAGCCTGGAGCGCGGCGGCGGCTCCGCGCAGACCTTCGAGCCGCTGATGCGCGCGGCCCACTCCCTCAAAGGCGCGGCGCGCATCATCGGCGTGGACGCCGCGGTGAAGGTGGCCCACGCGCTGGAGGACTGCTTCGTGGCTGTGCAGGCCGGCAAGACCGCCTTGGGCCCCGCGGATGTGGACGTTCTGCTGTCGGGCGTGGACTGGCTCAAGAGGGTCCCGGCCGCGGCGGACCGGACCACCTTCGCCCTGCCGCCGGACGAGGTCCAGCGCGCGGAGCAGACGACGGCCAATGTCCGCGCCATCGGGACCGGGGCGCAGCCCGCCCCGGCGCCCGCTCCGGCGGCCTCCGCCCCCGAGCCGGAGAAGCTCCCCGAACCCGAGCGCAAGCCGGTCCCGCCGTCCGCGCCGGAGACCCAGCGCATCGTGCGCGTCAACGCCGCCGGCCTGGAGCGGATCATGACCCTCTCCGGCGAGCTCTTCGTGCAGGCCGGCCGGCTCGAGGCGGTCTCCGCCAGCCTGGCCCGGATCAAGTCCGCCTCGGGCCGGATGGAGGCGATGCTGGAGCGCGCCTTCCAGGCGGCGGAGGCCGGCGACGGCGCCCGCGCGGTGGAGCTCATCCTCCTGGGCAAGCAGCACAACGAGCGCTGCGGCCGGGACTTGGCCGAGGCCTCCGGGGAATTCGACGCGGTCCGGCGCCGCATGCTGGGGACCTCGGAGCGGCTCTACAACGAGGTGCGCGCCAGCAAGATGCGGCCCTTCGCGGACTGCGCCCAGGGCTTCCCGCGCATGGTGCGGGACATCTCCAGGTCCCTGGGCAAGGTCGTCAGGCTGGAGAGCGCCGGCCTCAGCACCGGCGTGGACCGCGACATCATGGAGAAGCTGGAGTCGCCGCTCACGCACTTGCTGCGCAACGCCATCGACCACGGCATCGAGTCTCCCGAGGCCCGGATCAACGCGGGCAAGCCCATGGAGGGCGTCATCGCCATGGAAGCCTGGCACGCGGCCGGGATGCTGGTCATCTCCATCGCCGACGACGGCGCCGGGGTGGACTTCGCGCGCCTCAAGCGGGCCATCGTGGACCGCAAGCTGACCACCGCCGGGCTGGTGGAGAAGATGTCGGAGGCCGAGCTCCTGGACTTCATCTTCCTGCCCGGCTTCTCGACGCGCGACTCGGTCACGGAGCTCTCCGGCCGGGGGGTGGGACTGGACATCGTCCAGAACATGCTCCAGGAGGTGGGCGGGACCCTGCGCATGGAGAGCCAGCCCGGCCGAGGCACGGCCTTCACCTTGCGCCTGCCGCTGACCCTCTCCGTCATCAAGGCCGTCCTGGCCGAGATCTCCGGGGAGCCCTACGCCTTCCCGCTCAGCCGGGCCAGCCGCTGCCTGCGCGCCCCCCGGGAGCAGGTCGTCTTGGAGGACGGGCGCCGGTACCTGGAGACGGACGAGGGCCGGGTCCGGCTGGCGCGCGCGGCGGAGATCCTCGAGCTGACGGGCTCCGCGGCCGAGCCCGGCGCGGTCTCGGCCGTAGTCATCGGAGAGGGCGCCGGCCGCTGCGCGTTCGAGGTGGACCGCCTGCTGGGGGAGCGCCGCGTCGCGGTGCGCCCCCTGGACCCGCGGCTGGGCAAGGTCCGGGACGTGAGCGCGGCCGCGGTCCTCGACGACGGCTCGCCGGTCCTGATCCTCGACGCGGAGGACCTGCTGCGCTCGGCCGATCTGGCGGGGACCCGGGGCCGGACGGGAGACGGCGGCGCCGGCGCCGCGGGCCCCCGCGCCGCCCGGCGCCTGCTGGTGGTCGACGACTCGCCCACGGTCCGGGAGGTCGAGCGGCAGCTCTTGGAGAAGCAGGGCTACGAGGTCGACATGTCCATCAACGGCATGGACGCCTGGAACGCGCTCCAGTCGCAGCGCTACGACGCGGTCATCAGCGACATCGACATGCCCCGGATGAACGGGCTGGAGCTGGTCAAGCGCATCCGCGGCGACCAGCGTTGGCGGCGCCTGCCGGTGATCATCGTCTCCTACAAGGACGGCCCGGGGGACCGCGAGCGCGGGCTGGAGGCGGGAGCCGACCTCTACCTGTCCAAGAGCAGCTTCCAGGACGACACCTTGCTGCGCGCGGTGCGGGGATTCCTGGGCGAGGCGGACTCATGAGGATCGCCATCGTCAACGACCTCCCCATCGCGGTCGAGATCATCAAGCGCTGCCTCAAGCGCAAGCCCGAGTACGAGCTGGCCTGGATCGCCTACGACGGCGAGGAGGCGGTGCGCCGCTGCCTGGCGGACCGGCCCGACGTCATCCTGATGGACCTGGTCATGCCGGTGCTCGACGGGGTGGAGTCGACCCGGCGCATCATGCGCGAGTGCCCCTGCCCCGTCATCGTGGTCACCGCGGGGATGAGCGGCAAGATGCCCAAGGTCTACGAGGCCATGAGCTGCGGCGCCCTCGACGCCGTGGACACTCCGACCGCCGCGGACGCTGGCGAGGCCCTGCTGTCCAAGATCGCGGTGGTGCGGCGGCTCATCGGCGGCCCGGCCGACGCGCCGTCCCAGGCCGTCTTCTCCGGGCCCCCGGGCCAGCCGGCCGACCACCCCTTCATGGCCGCGATCGGCGCGTCCACGGGCGGGCCCCAGGTCCTGGCCGAGATCGTCTCGGCCCTGCCGGCGGACTGCCCGGCGGCCGTGGTCATCATCCAGCACGTCGACGAGAAGTTCGCCCCGGGCCTGGCCGCCTGGCTGGGCGAGAAGACCGGGCTGGGCGTGGGCCTGGCCGTGGAGGGGGAGGCGCCCCGGGCGGGGCGCATCGCCATCGCCGCGACCAACAACCATCTGGTCATAGGTCCGGGCCGGACCTTCCACTACACCCCGGACCCGGTCAGCTGTCCCTACCGGCCCTCGGTGGACGCCTTCTTCCTCAGCCTGATCCAGAACTGGCCGGGCCGCGGCGCGGCCGCCCTGCTGACCGGCATGGGCAAGGACGGAGCCGCGGGCCTTCTGGCCCTGCGGCGCGCGGGCTGGCACACCATCGCCCAAGACCAGAAGACCTCGCTGATCTACTCGATGCCCAAGGCCGCGGCCGAGCTCGGAGCCGCCCAGGAGATCCTGCCGGCGTCGCGGATCGCCGCGGCCTTGGACGCCTCATCCCGCAAGCCGCGCCAAGGAGCCTGAACCTGTGCCAAACCAAGACCCCCCGCTGCTGGGCCGAGAGTATCCCGTCACCGTGCTCTTGATCGACGACCAGCCCATCGTCGGCGAGGCCGTGCGGCGCATGCTGGCCGGGGAGAAGGACATACGCTTCCACTACTGCAGCGACCCCACCAAGGCGATCGAGGCCGCCGCGGCCATCTCCCCCACCGTGATCCTGCAGGATCTCGTCATGCCGCAGATGGACGGCCTGCTCCTGGTGAAGGTGCTGCGCGCCAATCCCGCCACCTCGGAGATCCCTTTGATCGTCTTATCCTCAAAGGAAGAGCCGCGCATCAAAGCCGAAGCCTTCGGCCTGGGCGCCAACGATTACCTGGTCAAGCTCCCCGACAAGCTGGAGGTCATAGCCCGGATACGCCATCACTCCCAAGGCTACATCAACCTGCTGCAGCGCAACGAGGCCTTCCGCGCTCTCGCCGCCAGCCAGAAGATCATGGCCGACGATCTGGCCCGGGCCGCGGAATACGTCAAGTCGCTTCTGCCCGCGCCTCTGCAGGAGCCGCTGCGGACCTCGTGGATCTATGTGCCGAGCATGGAGCTGGGCGGGGACGCTTTCGGCTATCATTGGCTGGACCAGGAGCATTTCGCGCTGTATCTCCTGGACGTCTGCGGGCACGGGGTCGGCGCGGCCTTGCTGTCCGTCTCGGTCATGAACATCCTGCGCGCCCAGGCCCTGCCCGGGGTCGATTTCAAGCGGCCGGAGCAGGTCATGGCCGCTTTGAACGACGCGTTCCAGATGGAGCGCCAGAACAACATGTTCTTCACCATCTGGTACGGGATCTACAGCCTGGCCGACCAGAAGCTGGTCTGCGCCAGCGGCGGGCATCCGCCCGCGGTCCTGGTGGGCCCGGACCTGTCGGTCGCCACGCTGGAGGCGAAAGGCACGGTCATCGGGGGCTGGCCCAAGGCCAGCTACGACTGCGTGTCCGCCGACATCAAGCCCGGAAGCCGGCTGTACGTCTTCAGCGACGGGATCTACGAGGTCGAGCAGCCGGACGGGAAATTCTGGCAGATGGAGGACTTCGTCAAGCTGCTGGCCGCCGCGCCGGCCCCGGGCGAAGCCGGCACGGACCGGATCCTCAAGCACGTCCGGCGGCTGCGCGGCAAGGACGTCTTCGACGACGACATCTCGCTCGTCGAGGTCGCGTTCTAATCGCGGGCGGGTCTTGGCGTTTTCGAGCCTCTACCAGAGATAGGTCAGGCCGAGGGCAAAGGCTTGCTGGGTTTCCACGCCGCGGCGGCGCAGGTTGTAGCCGAACCTGGAGGTCCATGCGGGCAGAGGCTTCCACTCCAGCTGCGCCCCGTATATGAAATCCGTCCGGTCGTATAAAAGGCTGAGCCGGGTCAACCCCGCTGCCGCTTCCCATTGCCCGCCCAGCTTCTGAGCCAGTTCGAAGCCCATGTAGTTGTTCGGCCAGCCGCGTATGGCGAAGACATTGCCCGGATAGTCCACATTGTCCAAATGGACCGTACGCATGTCCGAGCGCACGGTCTTGTTGTAGAGGTGGCAGCCCGCGTGGAGCGCGAGCGCGGTGCGCTGCCGCCAAGTCTCCCTGACGTCGAACTGCACGGTGTTCTGCACCAGGACCAAGTATTCGTCGGCCGACTCCACATGATGATTGGTGGTGGTGTAGCGGGCGCGCATCCTGGTCACCCAGGTCCGGTCCAAGGATTCCGGGGCGGGCGCGGGGCCGCTCGATTCCCATATCTGGGCGGAGAATTCGGGATGCTCCGGGCCCAGGGAAAGACCGTAGAAGGTGAGGCTGGCCTCGCCGTAGGCCAAGTGGTAGGCGGCGCTCTCGGCGTTCGGCGGCCTGGTGGCAACGCGGCCGGCGATGCTGACGTGGTAGAGCTCCCGGCGCAAGGCGGCCGCATACTCCACGGCCGTGCCTGAGAACTCCGCGGGATATCGGGAGCTGCGCACGGAAGCGGAGAGCCGATAATATGGCCTCGCCAGCGGCGTCGAAACCTCGAAGCGGTTGCCGAAATAGCCGCCGCTCGCGCCGATGTAGGCGGTCTCATCGAAGAGGACCCCGGGGCCAGCCGCCGCGGGCGCCGCCCAGACCAAGACCGCCGCCAGGATCAAGCCTCTCATACGGGGAGCTTCTTGCCGTAATGCTTGGCCACGCGCCGCGCCAGCTCGAAGATGTCGATGCCGACGCCGGCCGAGAAGTTGTTGTAGAGCGGGGCGTCGTCGACCGCGACATTGACGCTCAAGAACCAGGGGGCGAACCCCAATCCCGCCGTATTGTGATAGCGGTCGTAGCCTCCCTGCACGCCGGTGCGTTCCAGGTACCCGCCGGCCCAGAATCTGATGGTCAGGTCTGGCTCGTCGAGGGGGATGAACTCCAATCCCCAGTGGCCGTCGATGGTATCGTATCGGCCGCTCCCTAGGACGGAACCCGGAGCCGCGGGGAAGAGGCCCGAGCCCATCACCGACGAGCCGCTCATGGCCATCACGTAATCGGACGATGCGTAGAGCCCGACCTTCTTGTGGGGCAGCCAGGCTAGGCCCATGGTCAGCCGGTCCGGGATCTTGATGTTTGGGAAAGCGACCATGACGGGCTGCAGCGACTCGCCGAACCCGATGCGGCAGCCCATCTTGTAGACCAAGGCCAGCCGCAGCCACGGCCAGGGCCGGCCCAGAAGGCCGATGTCGCCGGTGAAGGTGTCGTGCGTGGCCGAGCGGGCGTAGGAGTCGGTGCTCACGACCGCGCGGTAATTCACGTCCTGGTCCGCGCGCTGGTAGTTGAGGGCCAGTCCCACGGCCAGGCGGTTGTCGAGGAAGGACTGGGCCGCGGCCAAGGTGTAGGTCTTGAGCGTGGCCTCGAGCTCGGCCGAGTTCGGGCTGGTCACGAGGATGTTCTTGCCGTTGACCTTCCGGCGGGTATCGGTGTTGAAGATGTCGTCGATTTGAAAGGGCGTCTGGACGGCGAACCCGATGCCCCAGTCCCTCTTCGTCACATAACGGACGCCCATGTAGTCGTAGCGTATGGGATCGCTGAGCACGCGCGACTTGGGGTTGTCCGGGTCCGTCACGAAGTTTTCGCTGTAGCTCGAGTCCGAGCCGAAGTCGAGGCCGTCGCCCGAAAGGCCGGCCAGGCCGGCGGGATTGACGAAGACCGCGGAATAGTCGTCCGGGGAGGCGACCGTGGCCCCGGCCAGGCCGACCTGCCGGGTCGTGCCGGTCACTGCCGTCGCGTAGGAATCAAGAGCCATGCTGGCGAGGGCATCGGGGCCGCATAGCAGGAGCGCGGCCGTCGCGAGCAGGGGCTTGCGCAGATTCATGAGGAGCGCCGAGAATCATAACATAGCGCCCGGTCCTCCAACGAGAAGGCCATCTGTGCCGCCAGGGCGCCTAGCAGGCTGCTGATAAAGTCCGTTCTGCGAGCGCCCGGCGGCCGTCAGCCGGGCGCAACCGACCCGCGAAGCGGGGCGGCAGAACCCAGCCGATAGGTTGCACGAAGGATGGCGCCTTCGGCGCGACTGGCGAGCCTTCGGCTCGCCAGTTCGGGGACGGACTGTTGCCCGCTGCCGAAAGCACTGTGTCCGGACACAGTGCTTCCCGCTGGAGGGTTTATCAGCACCCTGCTAGCGCGAGGGGTTCTTGTCCAGGGAGAGGTCTTTTATCACGCCCTGGAGGGGGGTGAGGTCCTTGCCTGCCAGCGCCACGACCCCGGTCGTCAGGTTGGGCTTCGCATCCGACAGCACCTTGGTGGTGAGGTCCACCAGCCCGGGGTCATGGGTCATGAACCGGGCGACCTCCTGGTACACCGGCGCCGGCGGCGGCTGCTTGAGAGCCTCGAGCATCATGTCAACGGCTGCGGTCCAGGCTTCGGGGCGGGCCAGGTATTTCTTGATGGTGGTGCGGACCTCGGGCAGGGCGGCCGTGTCCCGGGCCCATTTATAGAGGTCGCGATCGGCGTTGTAGCGGCGCTGGATGGCCATGTACCTGGGCAGGTTCGCGAAAGCGCTGTCCACTTCCCTCACGATGGGGCATTTCTTGTAGTAGCGCATGCCGATCTCGTTGAGGC belongs to Elusimicrobiota bacterium and includes:
- a CDS encoding chemotaxis protein CheW — its product is MDLAIFNDVLMSRAGFDPDAIGPAVIRAAVARRMLSCGCRDERAYLLKLQSDLREMEALILALTVPETWFFRERESFVWLKTYLETEWLPRRGGQALRILSLPCCTGEEPYSISMTLLDMGWRVDRFVIDALDINPDFLEKARGLEYEENSFRGECAELRRKHFIPQGARCRLRPEVATPVRFERGNLLEAGPLLHQPKYHIIFCRNLLIYMTALARKRALETLDRCLEPDGLLFTGHAEAISSPNYRPVDHPLAFAYRRAPAAVRKSVRPAPAGPPIPPAAPLLPRRLRAAKPPPPRPRPLRVPAPAARTSAGCWGRVGSGGDRSCAELKKALHCRNCETFTAAARAVFDQPPPPGYRDELAGVLAAREAPRPEHETSILVFRVKGSWLALPSRGFKGVYGPQPVHAVPHRKGVLKGLVNIEGELHLHFDMAELLGLSGGAAAAPAAARVFPRLLVFRRDGQDWTFAADEVLRIASLDSAEVRPAAAPEGRAYAAGSFALDGKEVVLLDEELLAGSLRRGLR
- a CDS encoding hybrid sensor histidine kinase/response regulator, producing MSEGSDGSFMFDLFCAEVETHTATLTEGLLSLERGGGSAQTFEPLMRAAHSLKGAARIIGVDAAVKVAHALEDCFVAVQAGKTALGPADVDVLLSGVDWLKRVPAAADRTTFALPPDEVQRAEQTTANVRAIGTGAQPAPAPAPAASAPEPEKLPEPERKPVPPSAPETQRIVRVNAAGLERIMTLSGELFVQAGRLEAVSASLARIKSASGRMEAMLERAFQAAEAGDGARAVELILLGKQHNERCGRDLAEASGEFDAVRRRMLGTSERLYNEVRASKMRPFADCAQGFPRMVRDISRSLGKVVRLESAGLSTGVDRDIMEKLESPLTHLLRNAIDHGIESPEARINAGKPMEGVIAMEAWHAAGMLVISIADDGAGVDFARLKRAIVDRKLTTAGLVEKMSEAELLDFIFLPGFSTRDSVTELSGRGVGLDIVQNMLQEVGGTLRMESQPGRGTAFTLRLPLTLSVIKAVLAEISGEPYAFPLSRASRCLRAPREQVVLEDGRRYLETDEGRVRLARAAEILELTGSAAEPGAVSAVVIGEGAGRCAFEVDRLLGERRVAVRPLDPRLGKVRDVSAAAVLDDGSPVLILDAEDLLRSADLAGTRGRTGDGGAGAAGPRAARRLLVVDDSPTVREVERQLLEKQGYEVDMSINGMDAWNALQSQRYDAVISDIDMPRMNGLELVKRIRGDQRWRRLPVIIVSYKDGPGDRERGLEAGADLYLSKSSFQDDTLLRAVRGFLGEADS
- the cheB gene encoding chemotaxis-specific protein-glutamate methyltransferase CheB — protein: MRIAIVNDLPIAVEIIKRCLKRKPEYELAWIAYDGEEAVRRCLADRPDVILMDLVMPVLDGVESTRRIMRECPCPVIVVTAGMSGKMPKVYEAMSCGALDAVDTPTAADAGEALLSKIAVVRRLIGGPADAPSQAVFSGPPGQPADHPFMAAIGASTGGPQVLAEIVSALPADCPAAVVIIQHVDEKFAPGLAAWLGEKTGLGVGLAVEGEAPRAGRIAIAATNNHLVIGPGRTFHYTPDPVSCPYRPSVDAFFLSLIQNWPGRGAAALLTGMGKDGAAGLLALRRAGWHTIAQDQKTSLIYSMPKAAAELGAAQEILPASRIAAALDASSRKPRQGA
- a CDS encoding SpoIIE family protein phosphatase, encoding MPNQDPPLLGREYPVTVLLIDDQPIVGEAVRRMLAGEKDIRFHYCSDPTKAIEAAAAISPTVILQDLVMPQMDGLLLVKVLRANPATSEIPLIVLSSKEEPRIKAEAFGLGANDYLVKLPDKLEVIARIRHHSQGYINLLQRNEAFRALAASQKIMADDLARAAEYVKSLLPAPLQEPLRTSWIYVPSMELGGDAFGYHWLDQEHFALYLLDVCGHGVGAALLSVSVMNILRAQALPGVDFKRPEQVMAALNDAFQMERQNNMFFTIWYGIYSLADQKLVCASGGHPPAVLVGPDLSVATLEAKGTVIGGWPKASYDCVSADIKPGSRLYVFSDGIYEVEQPDGKFWQMEDFVKLLAAAPAPGEAGTDRILKHVRRLRGKDVFDDDISLVEVAF